A DNA window from Trichosurus vulpecula isolate mTriVul1 chromosome 2, mTriVul1.pri, whole genome shotgun sequence contains the following coding sequences:
- the B3GAT1 gene encoding galactosylgalactosylxylosylprotein 3-beta-glucuronosyltransferase 1 isoform X2 — MPKRRDILAIVLIVLPWTLLITVWHQSPIAPLLTVHKDDGSDSRRDPSVDSREYCMSDRDIVEVVRTEYVYTRPPPWSDTLPTIHVVTPTYSRPVQKAELTRLANTLLHVQNLHWLVVEDAPRRTPLTARLLRDTGLNYTHLHVETPRNYKLRGDARDPRIPRGTMQRNLALRWLRETFPRNASQPGVVYFADDDNTYSLELFEEMRSTRKVSVWPVAFVGGLRYESPRVNGAGKVIGWKTVFDPHRPFAIDMAGFAVNLRLILQRSQAYFKLRGVKGGYQESSLLRELVTLNDLEPKAANCTKILVWHTRTEKPVLVNEGRKGFTDPNVEI; from the exons ATGCCGAAGAGACGGGACATCCTTGCTATCGTTCTCATCGTGCTGCCCTGGACGCTGCTCATCACTGTATGGCATCAGAGCCCCATCGCTCCATTGCTCACTGTGCACAAGG ATGATGGGAGTGACTCAAGGCGGGACCCCAGTGTGGACTCCAGGGAGTACTGCATGTCTGACCGGGACATCGTGGAGGTGGTGAGGACCGAGTACGTGTACACACGTCCCCCGCCCTGGTCAGACACCCTGCCCACCATCCACGTGGTCACCCCCACCTACAGTCGTCCTGTGCAGAAGGCCGAGCTGACTCGGCTGGCCAATACACTGCTCCATGTACAAAACCTCCACTGGCTGGTGGTGGAGGACGCCCCACGCCGGACTCCCCTGACTGCCCGCCTCCTCCGGGACACCGGCCTCAACTACACACACCTGCACGTGGAGACGCCGCGGAACTACAAACTGCGGGGTGACGCCAGGGATCCCCGCATCCCGCGAGGCACCATGCAGCGCAACCTCGCTCTGCGCTGGCTCCGGGAGACCTTCCCCCGCAATGCCAGCCAGCCCGGCGTGGTTTACTTCGCTGATGACGACAACACCTACAGCCTGGAACTCTTTGAGGAG ATGCGCAGCACAAGAAAGGTGTCGGTGTGGCCTGTGGCCTTCGTGGGAGGTCTTCGGTATGAATCACCTCGGGTGAATGGGGCAGGGAAAGTGATTGGCTGGAAGACAGTCTTTGACCCCCACCGGCCATTTGCCATCGACATGGCTGGCTTCGCGGTCAACCTCCGGCTCATCCTGCAACGGAGTCAAGCCTATTTCAAGCTTCGAGGAGTCAAGGGCGGCTACCAGGAGAGCAGCCTTCTCCGCGAGCTCGTCACCCTCAATGACCTGGAGCCCAAGGCTGCCAACTGCACCAAG ATCCTCGTCTGGCACACACGAACAGAGAAGCCAGTGCTGGTGAACGAGGGGAGAAAAGGCTTCACTGACCCCAATGTGGAGATCTGA
- the B3GAT1 gene encoding galactosylgalactosylxylosylprotein 3-beta-glucuronosyltransferase 1 isoform X1, whose translation MGNEELWVQSALEMPKRRDILAIVLIVLPWTLLITVWHQSPIAPLLTVHKDDGSDSRRDPSVDSREYCMSDRDIVEVVRTEYVYTRPPPWSDTLPTIHVVTPTYSRPVQKAELTRLANTLLHVQNLHWLVVEDAPRRTPLTARLLRDTGLNYTHLHVETPRNYKLRGDARDPRIPRGTMQRNLALRWLRETFPRNASQPGVVYFADDDNTYSLELFEEMRSTRKVSVWPVAFVGGLRYESPRVNGAGKVIGWKTVFDPHRPFAIDMAGFAVNLRLILQRSQAYFKLRGVKGGYQESSLLRELVTLNDLEPKAANCTKILVWHTRTEKPVLVNEGRKGFTDPNVEI comes from the exons ATGG GTAATGAGGAGCTGTGGGTCCAGTCAGCCTTGGAGATGCCGAAGAGACGGGACATCCTTGCTATCGTTCTCATCGTGCTGCCCTGGACGCTGCTCATCACTGTATGGCATCAGAGCCCCATCGCTCCATTGCTCACTGTGCACAAGG ATGATGGGAGTGACTCAAGGCGGGACCCCAGTGTGGACTCCAGGGAGTACTGCATGTCTGACCGGGACATCGTGGAGGTGGTGAGGACCGAGTACGTGTACACACGTCCCCCGCCCTGGTCAGACACCCTGCCCACCATCCACGTGGTCACCCCCACCTACAGTCGTCCTGTGCAGAAGGCCGAGCTGACTCGGCTGGCCAATACACTGCTCCATGTACAAAACCTCCACTGGCTGGTGGTGGAGGACGCCCCACGCCGGACTCCCCTGACTGCCCGCCTCCTCCGGGACACCGGCCTCAACTACACACACCTGCACGTGGAGACGCCGCGGAACTACAAACTGCGGGGTGACGCCAGGGATCCCCGCATCCCGCGAGGCACCATGCAGCGCAACCTCGCTCTGCGCTGGCTCCGGGAGACCTTCCCCCGCAATGCCAGCCAGCCCGGCGTGGTTTACTTCGCTGATGACGACAACACCTACAGCCTGGAACTCTTTGAGGAG ATGCGCAGCACAAGAAAGGTGTCGGTGTGGCCTGTGGCCTTCGTGGGAGGTCTTCGGTATGAATCACCTCGGGTGAATGGGGCAGGGAAAGTGATTGGCTGGAAGACAGTCTTTGACCCCCACCGGCCATTTGCCATCGACATGGCTGGCTTCGCGGTCAACCTCCGGCTCATCCTGCAACGGAGTCAAGCCTATTTCAAGCTTCGAGGAGTCAAGGGCGGCTACCAGGAGAGCAGCCTTCTCCGCGAGCTCGTCACCCTCAATGACCTGGAGCCCAAGGCTGCCAACTGCACCAAG ATCCTCGTCTGGCACACACGAACAGAGAAGCCAGTGCTGGTGAACGAGGGGAGAAAAGGCTTCACTGACCCCAATGTGGAGATCTGA